The following are from one region of the Rosistilla carotiformis genome:
- the surE gene encoding 5'/3'-nucleotidase SurE, with the protein MRIMLTNDDGIFAPGLEAMEREFTPLGDVQTCAPTTEQSGVGHSITYLTPLTYKEVFRENDRRAFAVDGSPADCVKLGISELCEHRPDVVISGINSGLNAGINVLYSGTVAAAIEAAFFGVTSFAVSLEYDPHADFHRAAEIAREIVMKIVARDEAKAGLFNINIPTAATRQPAEVRVVPMGIGHYGSQYIKRQDPNNRDYYWATVDPPPAPTDHNTDLNALAEGFVTVSPLKFDLTRQELLSPMKAWEL; encoded by the coding sequence ATGCGTATTATGTTAACAAACGATGATGGAATCTTCGCGCCGGGGTTGGAGGCGATGGAACGAGAGTTCACGCCGCTGGGCGATGTCCAAACCTGCGCGCCGACGACCGAGCAGAGTGGCGTCGGGCATTCGATCACCTACCTGACTCCACTGACCTATAAAGAAGTCTTCCGCGAAAACGACCGACGCGCGTTTGCTGTCGACGGATCGCCGGCCGATTGCGTCAAGCTGGGCATTTCCGAACTCTGCGAACATCGCCCCGACGTGGTGATCAGCGGCATCAACAGCGGGCTGAACGCTGGTATCAACGTCCTCTATTCGGGAACGGTTGCCGCCGCGATCGAAGCCGCCTTTTTTGGCGTCACCAGCTTCGCCGTCTCGCTCGAATACGATCCCCATGCCGACTTTCACCGCGCCGCCGAGATCGCCCGCGAGATCGTGATGAAGATCGTCGCCCGCGACGAAGCCAAAGCGGGGTTGTTCAACATCAACATCCCCACCGCAGCGACGCGTCAGCCGGCGGAAGTGCGTGTCGTCCCGATGGGCATCGGGCATTACGGCAGCCAGTACATCAAACGCCAGGACCCCAACAACCGCGACTACTACTGGGCCACCGTCGATCCGCCCCCCGCACCGACCGACCACAACACCGACCTCAACGCGTTGGCGGAAGGATTTGTTACGGTCTCGCCGCTGAAATTCGATCTGACGCGTCAAGAACTGTTGTCGCCGATGAAGGCATGGGAACTGTAG
- a CDS encoding vacuolar protein sorting-associated family 26 protein, producing MAKCSLAIELDEPDRLYTSNDRIRGTVVVRADDDVQCKGLKVRSGWATHGRGNIDSHDLHSEVLFQGQWRSGEEHRYRFDLPVSSWPPTYHGRFLSVDHYVHATADIPWAFDPKESRPYQVVSSTAPNAGLVEKNTVTSPVIGGIVKILLVVFVLFMLLNPMLWIFGIPIGIGAGIWWFFKKYLPKKLLGQVEYTLDQESFQPGETLRATLRVHPQKDIPINSVIWTVTGTEVCVSGSGSNRRTHRHELFRGGKLVDDIRTLPGNKETRIPLELELPNEPCFTMNLGSNQILWETKICIDIPRWPDWNDSLAMQLAPSKELVQAASVETIDNGGSVSTQPTTTAGDEPDVTFAATLEMIQSVIDDDRQVDRIVDAVRDLPMQLNLIPQRRELYSSSSKTHAYPDGHVVIGQTIDPVMPVTMFIPRSLADEFDQATDRPWSGEGSIVGYDHRQNRLQLRIEP from the coding sequence ATGGCAAAATGCAGCTTGGCAATCGAACTCGACGAACCCGACCGCCTCTACACGTCCAACGACCGCATCCGCGGCACCGTCGTTGTTCGCGCCGACGACGACGTCCAGTGCAAAGGGCTGAAGGTGCGCAGTGGCTGGGCGACGCACGGCCGCGGCAACATCGATTCGCATGATCTACACTCCGAGGTGCTGTTCCAAGGACAATGGCGCAGCGGCGAAGAGCATCGCTACCGCTTCGACCTGCCCGTCTCGTCCTGGCCTCCCACCTATCACGGTAGATTCCTGAGCGTCGACCACTACGTCCACGCGACCGCCGATATCCCTTGGGCATTCGATCCAAAGGAATCGCGACCTTATCAGGTCGTCAGCTCCACCGCCCCCAATGCGGGCCTGGTCGAGAAAAACACCGTGACCAGTCCCGTCATCGGCGGAATCGTGAAGATCCTGCTGGTGGTCTTTGTGTTGTTCATGCTGCTCAACCCAATGCTTTGGATCTTTGGGATCCCGATTGGAATCGGTGCCGGCATCTGGTGGTTCTTCAAAAAGTACCTGCCAAAGAAACTACTGGGACAAGTCGAATACACACTCGATCAAGAAAGCTTCCAACCGGGTGAAACCCTTCGGGCGACGCTTCGCGTTCATCCTCAAAAAGATATCCCGATCAATTCCGTGATCTGGACGGTAACTGGCACCGAGGTCTGCGTCTCGGGTTCGGGCAGCAACCGACGAACGCATCGCCACGAACTGTTCCGCGGCGGAAAATTGGTCGACGATATCCGCACCCTGCCCGGGAACAAAGAGACGCGGATTCCGCTGGAACTGGAACTGCCCAACGAGCCTTGCTTCACGATGAATCTCGGTTCGAATCAGATCCTCTGGGAAACGAAGATCTGCATCGATATCCCCCGTTGGCCCGACTGGAACGATTCGCTTGCGATGCAACTGGCACCGTCGAAGGAACTTGTCCAGGCAGCCTCCGTCGAAACGATCGACAACGGCGGGAGCGTCTCGACGCAGCCGACCACGACGGCCGGGGACGAACCCGACGTGACGTTCGCAGCGACGTTGGAGATGATCCAATCGGTGATCGACGACGACCGGCAGGTCGACCGGATCGTCGATGCCGTCCGCGATCTGCCGATGCAGTTGAATCTGATTCCGCAGCGCCGCGAACTCTACAGCAGTAGCAGCAAGACGCACGCCTATCCCGATGGACACGTGGTGATCGGCCAAACGATCGACCCGGTGATGCCGGTCACGATGTTCATTCCGCGTTCCCTGGCCGATGAGTTCGACCAAGCGACCGATCGTCCGTGGAGCGGTGAAGGAAGTATCGTCGGATACGACCATCGCCAAAACCGCTTGCAATTACGTATTGAACCCTAG
- a CDS encoding TMEM43 family protein: MARKEKSRWGGIVIGPVVMLAAMAALWCNETRFDYYKAAAKTTEVGTAADAKPGSNFSLTGSMDPELTYSGKYVDSFTGYLIVARSAQVYCWDRDKDDDQVRWSMKWMSSVESNSRNSGIHQQCSSTSLHPSEYRVGELPVDSQLIEFVDAYNPISPSSLTLSQAGTNLRLQPQGEYFYLSKNRSDNLGDERVRYTGIPVPAVATYFGKSAAGRGVADQSHRRRGFINQIIQDSGNLHYIVAGDRQTALASMKSHIQRVKWIVRAIGTAAVVVGTLILGSTFVGFLFHIPVIGPIAESGMFLVALLIGLPLALLTIVSGYLASHPFVLAAIVTGIAALIYWIRKRGKASQQILKQDLDQQYGHQLSDEELKDLEFLELAQLAFSDAKLDTSEAKVLSQWARKHGWDKAKCDAMIQRAKQNRGTEAAAESNDDHLQNLIRLAMADGSLSSYEIRTIRKVSRQIGYDDKTIREMIDRVRRGIAPPTPA; encoded by the coding sequence ATGGCTCGAAAAGAAAAAAGCCGCTGGGGCGGCATTGTGATTGGTCCCGTCGTGATGCTCGCTGCCATGGCGGCACTGTGGTGCAACGAGACGCGGTTCGACTACTACAAAGCAGCCGCGAAGACGACCGAAGTTGGTACGGCCGCCGATGCGAAACCGGGATCAAACTTCTCCCTGACCGGTTCGATGGATCCTGAATTAACCTACTCCGGCAAATACGTCGATTCGTTCACCGGCTACCTGATCGTCGCGCGAAGCGCCCAAGTCTATTGCTGGGACCGCGACAAAGATGACGATCAAGTTCGCTGGTCGATGAAATGGATGAGCAGCGTCGAGAGCAATTCGCGCAACAGCGGCATTCATCAGCAATGTTCGTCGACTTCGCTGCACCCGTCGGAATATCGGGTTGGCGAGCTGCCGGTCGATAGCCAGTTGATCGAATTCGTCGACGCCTACAACCCCATCTCCCCCAGCAGTCTCACCCTTTCTCAAGCGGGCACCAACTTGCGTCTGCAGCCGCAAGGCGAATACTTCTACCTGTCGAAGAATCGTTCGGACAACCTAGGCGATGAACGGGTCCGTTACACCGGAATTCCCGTCCCCGCGGTGGCAACCTATTTTGGCAAGTCCGCGGCGGGACGAGGCGTCGCCGACCAATCGCACCGACGCCGTGGGTTCATCAATCAGATCATCCAAGACTCGGGGAACCTTCACTACATCGTCGCCGGGGATCGCCAAACCGCTTTGGCGTCGATGAAGTCCCATATCCAACGGGTGAAATGGATCGTCCGCGCGATCGGCACCGCCGCAGTCGTGGTCGGAACGCTGATCCTCGGTTCGACGTTTGTCGGGTTCCTGTTCCACATTCCAGTGATCGGTCCGATCGCCGAATCGGGAATGTTCCTGGTCGCCCTGCTGATCGGTCTGCCGCTGGCACTGCTGACAATCGTCAGCGGCTATCTCGCCTCCCACCCCTTCGTTCTGGCAGCGATCGTGACCGGAATCGCGGCCCTCATCTACTGGATTCGCAAACGCGGCAAAGCCTCACAGCAAATCCTCAAACAGGACCTGGACCAACAGTACGGCCACCAGCTGAGCGATGAAGAGCTGAAAGATCTAGAGTTCCTCGAGTTGGCGCAGCTGGCGTTTTCGGACGCCAAACTCGACACGAGCGAAGCAAAAGTGTTGTCCCAGTGGGCTCGCAAACACGGCTGGGACAAAGCGAAATGCGATGCGATGATTCAGCGTGCGAAGCAGAATCGGGGGACCGAAGCGGCCGCGGAATCGAACGACGATCACTTGCAAAACCTGATTCGCTTGGCGATGGCCGACGGCTCGCTCTCCAGTTATGAAATCCGTACGATTCGCAAGGTCAGCAGACAGATCGGTTACGACGACAAAACGATACGCGAAATGATCGACCGCGTCCGACGCGGGATCGCCCCCCCAACACCTGCCTGA
- a CDS encoding shikimate kinase, with amino-acid sequence MLNSKHLYLIGYRGSGKSSVARLLAAKIGCTWIDSDDEIERCEGVSIAEIFAAHGEPGFRDRETAAIEALSKTPPQVIALGGGAHLRPENRKVIAQTGQAIWLDARPEVLVERIEADATSASRRPSLTEHPMLQEVRQLMEAREPLYREVGNLRIDVSDKTPDQIVDQITKFLSDQAAPALE; translated from the coding sequence TTGTTGAATTCAAAACATCTCTACTTGATCGGTTATCGCGGCTCGGGCAAATCGTCGGTCGCTCGCCTCCTGGCCGCAAAAATCGGTTGCACCTGGATCGATTCGGACGACGAGATCGAACGCTGCGAGGGAGTCTCGATCGCCGAGATCTTTGCAGCCCACGGCGAACCGGGGTTCCGCGACCGAGAGACCGCCGCGATCGAAGCGCTCAGCAAGACGCCGCCGCAAGTGATCGCACTCGGGGGCGGAGCGCACCTGCGACCGGAGAACCGCAAAGTGATCGCCCAGACTGGCCAGGCGATCTGGCTCGACGCCCGTCCCGAAGTCCTGGTCGAGCGGATCGAAGCCGATGCCACCAGCGCCAGCCGCCGCCCCAGCTTGACCGAACATCCGATGCTGCAAGAGGTGCGTCAGTTGATGGAGGCGCGCGAGCCGCTGTATCGCGAAGTCGGCAATCTGCGGATCGACGTCAGCGATAAAACGCCCGACCAGATCGTCGACCAAATAACCAAGTTCCTCTCCGACCAAGCCGCCCCCGCGCTGGAGTAA
- a CDS encoding FMN-binding protein — protein MTELPIVERPTQKRPGRLQTAALHSYRVILFLVIIAAIHQQHRWYVAQQRGDRVQALVVDQVTELFPDAKSLGPWDPDHGGQTVLDADEKELGFVVQTFPEADRVIGFSGPTNTLLAFGPDKRILGMSVLHSGDTREHTRDVVENERFMTSLNGLNWQAASQPQVDAVSGATLTSLAIIDGIARRLGGANPSSRFPELITVEEAKAFFPEATGLTDDPQKPSLQIVQDAQGTELGKVLRTSPHADNMIGYQGPTDTLIALDPEHRIVGAAIRHSFDNEPYVRYVKEDEYFFNIFKGFSLADIAELDVVDAGIEGVSGATKTSTQVAEALIHTAAEVQAEQPIVVAEPPRWYDFSPRDYGTAIVVLLALLLALTHLRGKRWLRIGFQVVLIVYLGFINADMVSQALLVGWAQNGVAWQVAPGLVLLTAAALACPIFTGRQVYCTHLCPFGAAQDWLRRVPLRAKFPRWIDRTLRLLPALLLIFVVVVAMMHLPISLVGIEPFDAFVIRIAGWATLSVAVVGLVVSAFVPMAYCHYGCPTGAMLRFLRWHGGSGRFTRGDLFVTALAAVAIGIYLS, from the coding sequence ATGACCGAACTACCGATCGTTGAACGCCCGACGCAAAAGCGTCCGGGAAGACTTCAAACCGCCGCCCTGCATTCCTACCGTGTGATCTTGTTCCTGGTGATTATTGCGGCGATCCATCAGCAGCATCGTTGGTATGTCGCGCAACAGCGCGGCGATCGAGTGCAGGCGTTGGTCGTCGATCAGGTGACGGAGTTGTTTCCCGATGCCAAATCGCTGGGGCCGTGGGATCCCGATCATGGCGGGCAAACGGTGTTGGATGCCGACGAAAAAGAGTTAGGCTTTGTCGTTCAGACGTTTCCCGAAGCCGACAGAGTGATCGGATTTTCGGGCCCGACCAATACGCTGCTCGCCTTTGGGCCGGACAAACGGATTCTCGGGATGTCGGTTTTGCACAGCGGCGACACGCGCGAGCATACGCGCGACGTGGTCGAGAACGAAAGGTTTATGACCAGTCTAAACGGGCTGAATTGGCAAGCGGCCAGCCAGCCGCAGGTCGATGCGGTCTCCGGCGCGACCTTGACCAGCCTGGCGATCATCGACGGGATCGCGCGGCGGTTGGGCGGGGCGAATCCATCGTCGCGGTTTCCCGAGCTGATCACTGTCGAGGAAGCCAAGGCGTTTTTTCCCGAGGCGACCGGTTTAACCGACGATCCGCAGAAACCGAGTTTGCAGATCGTACAAGACGCTCAAGGGACGGAGCTGGGCAAAGTGCTGAGGACTTCACCGCACGCCGATAACATGATCGGATACCAGGGCCCGACTGACACTTTGATCGCGTTGGATCCCGAGCACCGGATCGTCGGGGCGGCGATCCGACACAGTTTCGACAACGAACCGTACGTGCGGTATGTCAAAGAGGATGAGTACTTCTTCAATATCTTCAAAGGGTTTTCGCTAGCGGACATCGCGGAGCTGGATGTTGTCGACGCGGGGATCGAAGGGGTTTCGGGAGCGACCAAAACGAGCACTCAGGTCGCCGAAGCGTTGATCCACACGGCGGCGGAGGTGCAGGCGGAACAACCGATCGTGGTGGCCGAACCGCCGCGTTGGTACGATTTTTCGCCGCGAGATTACGGCACGGCGATCGTTGTCCTGCTGGCGCTGCTGCTGGCGCTGACCCATCTGCGAGGCAAGCGTTGGTTGCGGATCGGATTCCAAGTCGTGTTGATCGTCTATTTGGGATTCATCAACGCCGACATGGTCTCGCAAGCTTTGTTAGTCGGCTGGGCTCAGAACGGCGTCGCTTGGCAGGTCGCACCCGGCTTGGTGCTGCTGACCGCGGCAGCATTGGCTTGTCCGATCTTCACCGGACGGCAGGTCTATTGCACGCATCTGTGCCCCTTTGGTGCAGCTCAAGATTGGCTGCGCCGCGTTCCGCTGCGAGCGAAGTTTCCGCGTTGGATCGACCGTACGCTGCGTCTGCTCCCCGCGCTCCTGCTGATCTTTGTCGTAGTGGTGGCGATGATGCATCTGCCGATCAGCCTGGTCGGGATCGAGCCGTTTGATGCGTTTGTGATCCGGATCGCCGGCTGGGCGACGCTGAGTGTCGCGGTGGTTGGGCTCGTCGTGTCAGCTTTTGTTCCGATGGCTTACTGCCATTACGGTTGCCCGACCGGAGCGATGCTTCGCTTTCTGAGATGGCACGGCGGCAGCGGTCGCTTTACACGCGGCGATCTGTTTGTCACCGCGCTGGCTGCGGTGGCGATCGGGATCTATCTGAGTTGA
- a CDS encoding FAD-dependent oxidoreductase, producing the protein MQHYRTSIALLCWIACARSVFAETSIIESQRQLPIAYQADVVVVGGTTGAVSAAIAAAEQGASVFLAAPRPYLGEDVTGTLRLWLEPGEEPASPLEHKLFDVAPRPGLWAGRLPFKYEADIAADRAHAETKPASRLTDGRMGNAVNDSLQFNDTVTIVAELEGLKRVKELHLLAYQRTGVFEVAQMQVWTSPNGKLWRDLGVVANNQLDGGVNENNGVDLPLPIKQPCRFIKVTVQKTEQSERMLLGELVILEDQPETKQTTKRQAPTPMQVKYALDQALIDAGVKFLYGSPVTDVLRDEQGQLAGIVMANRAGRQAVKAPVIIDATMRGTTARIAGAKCLPYPSGRQTFQRVIVGGELEPQPGMTLTSPGVEFGTRDGLHELQVVTMEVDMPDGSFASFAAAEQQLRDATFSAQLVDESDFAFQIPPDPIVARIAADDASFDPATLDLKACQPDGLDRIYVLGGAAGVSRAAAHDLMRPLNLIRLGQRVGQAAYAAAKNKPTSGEIVVASSIDARASRLVDVREFLQGARPTDEDLPTVNSPERSLPILGTYDVVVVGGGTGGAPAGIGAGRRGSKTLVIEYQDHLGGVGTLGLISSYYHGYRKGFTAEVDKGVAALGGPKRHGGWNPVTKREYWRREVRAAGCDIWFSTLGVGTLVSGEFVKGVVVATPTGRGVVLAKTVVDSTGNADVAAAAGAETITTSSDHVAMQGTGLSPRALGTGYTNTDYSFSDDSDPVDQWRMIVSARRKFKNSYDISPFIDSRERRRIAGEVFITPLDLMNQRKYSDTIAMHQSNFDTHGYTVHPVFLINFPDKKQMTVPVPYRALLPKDLDGILVTGLGISAHRDAMPILRMQPCVQNQGYAAGIAASMAAEENSSTRSIDLSALQKHLVEIGSLESEVLSHQDSQPAAADVLAAAVESVVHDYRGLSVILDQSEAALPQLRTAFAAADNDEHKVVYANLLGMLGDPTGSDVLADLIRKSEWDEGWNFRGMGQYGGSISRLDSHIIALGKSGDDDALATILEKVNQLDASKEFSHHRAVAMALETIGDPKAAEPLAQLLRKPGMMGHAITDINATASTSGNETRSQPLREIILARALYRCGDHEGLGQQILNTYKKDLRGLFAKHATAVLQ; encoded by the coding sequence ATGCAGCACTATCGCACCTCGATCGCCTTGCTTTGTTGGATCGCTTGCGCGCGGTCCGTTTTCGCGGAAACATCGATCATTGAATCGCAGCGCCAATTGCCCATCGCCTACCAGGCGGACGTCGTGGTCGTGGGCGGAACGACCGGAGCCGTCTCGGCCGCGATCGCCGCTGCCGAACAAGGCGCGTCGGTCTTCCTCGCCGCACCGCGACCTTATCTTGGCGAAGATGTCACCGGCACGCTGCGATTGTGGTTGGAACCGGGCGAAGAGCCCGCCTCGCCGCTGGAACACAAGCTGTTCGATGTCGCTCCAAGACCGGGCCTGTGGGCTGGCCGCTTGCCGTTTAAATATGAAGCCGACATCGCCGCCGATCGCGCCCACGCCGAGACCAAACCGGCATCGCGGCTGACCGATGGTCGGATGGGCAACGCCGTCAACGATTCGCTTCAGTTCAACGACACGGTCACGATCGTCGCCGAACTCGAAGGGCTCAAACGCGTCAAGGAACTCCATCTGCTGGCCTATCAACGCACCGGCGTCTTCGAAGTCGCTCAGATGCAGGTCTGGACCTCTCCCAACGGCAAACTGTGGCGCGACCTCGGCGTCGTCGCCAACAACCAGCTCGATGGCGGCGTCAACGAAAACAATGGCGTCGACCTCCCCTTGCCGATCAAACAGCCCTGCCGTTTCATCAAAGTCACGGTGCAAAAGACAGAGCAGTCCGAACGGATGCTGTTGGGGGAATTGGTGATCCTGGAAGATCAGCCTGAGACCAAACAGACAACGAAGCGACAAGCTCCCACGCCGATGCAGGTGAAGTATGCGTTGGACCAAGCCTTGATCGATGCCGGCGTCAAATTCCTGTACGGTTCCCCCGTGACCGACGTCTTGCGCGATGAGCAGGGGCAACTGGCGGGGATCGTGATGGCCAACCGCGCTGGCCGCCAAGCCGTCAAAGCGCCGGTGATCATCGACGCCACGATGCGAGGCACCACCGCTCGAATTGCCGGCGCCAAATGCCTTCCCTATCCCAGCGGTCGACAGACGTTTCAACGCGTCATCGTCGGAGGCGAGCTGGAGCCACAGCCTGGCATGACGCTGACCTCTCCCGGCGTCGAATTTGGGACGCGCGATGGACTGCATGAATTGCAGGTCGTGACGATGGAAGTCGACATGCCCGATGGCAGCTTCGCCTCGTTCGCCGCTGCCGAACAACAGCTCCGCGACGCAACCTTCTCGGCTCAGCTGGTCGATGAATCCGACTTCGCCTTCCAAATCCCCCCCGATCCGATCGTTGCCCGCATCGCGGCCGACGATGCTTCGTTCGATCCTGCCACTCTGGATTTAAAAGCATGCCAGCCCGACGGCTTGGACCGGATCTATGTTCTCGGTGGCGCCGCCGGCGTCTCGCGAGCTGCGGCTCACGATTTGATGCGCCCCCTGAACCTGATCCGTTTGGGACAACGCGTCGGGCAAGCTGCCTACGCAGCGGCAAAAAACAAACCAACAAGCGGCGAGATCGTTGTCGCCAGCAGCATCGACGCACGCGCCAGCCGATTGGTCGACGTGCGCGAATTCCTGCAAGGTGCCCGGCCAACCGATGAAGATCTGCCAACGGTCAACTCTCCCGAGCGCAGTCTGCCCATCCTGGGAACCTACGACGTCGTGGTCGTTGGCGGCGGCACCGGCGGAGCGCCCGCCGGGATCGGCGCGGGGCGGCGGGGTTCGAAAACACTGGTTATCGAATATCAAGATCACCTGGGAGGCGTGGGAACGCTGGGCCTGATCAGCAGTTATTACCACGGATATCGCAAGGGATTTACAGCCGAAGTCGATAAGGGGGTCGCCGCGTTGGGCGGACCGAAGCGGCATGGCGGCTGGAATCCCGTGACCAAACGGGAGTACTGGCGTCGCGAAGTCCGCGCCGCCGGGTGCGATATCTGGTTCTCGACCCTTGGCGTCGGCACGCTGGTGAGCGGCGAATTTGTCAAAGGCGTTGTCGTCGCAACGCCAACCGGCCGCGGCGTCGTGCTGGCCAAAACGGTCGTCGATTCGACGGGCAACGCCGACGTCGCCGCAGCCGCGGGGGCCGAAACGATCACGACATCGTCGGATCACGTGGCGATGCAAGGGACCGGGCTGTCGCCGCGAGCCCTCGGAACCGGTTACACCAACACCGACTACTCCTTCTCGGACGATTCCGATCCTGTCGATCAATGGCGGATGATCGTCTCGGCGCGACGCAAGTTTAAAAACAGCTACGACATCTCGCCGTTTATCGATTCGCGCGAGCGGCGGCGGATCGCGGGCGAAGTCTTCATCACGCCCCTAGATCTGATGAACCAGCGAAAGTATTCCGATACGATCGCGATGCACCAGAGCAACTTCGACACACACGGCTACACCGTCCATCCCGTCTTCTTGATCAACTTCCCCGACAAGAAACAGATGACCGTGCCGGTCCCCTACCGAGCGCTGTTGCCAAAAGATCTCGATGGCATCTTGGTTACCGGGCTGGGCATCAGTGCCCACCGCGACGCGATGCCGATCCTGCGAATGCAACCCTGTGTGCAGAACCAAGGTTATGCGGCCGGCATCGCGGCCTCGATGGCGGCGGAAGAAAACTCATCGACCCGTTCGATCGACCTCAGCGCATTGCAAAAGCACCTTGTCGAAATCGGCTCGCTGGAATCGGAGGTCTTGAGCCACCAGGATTCGCAGCCGGCCGCCGCAGACGTGCTCGCGGCCGCCGTCGAATCGGTTGTCCACGATTATCGTGGCCTCTCGGTGATCCTGGATCAAAGCGAAGCCGCCCTGCCGCAGCTGCGAACCGCCTTTGCGGCCGCCGACAACGACGAGCACAAGGTGGTTTATGCGAACCTGTTGGGAATGCTCGGCGACCCGACCGGCAGCGACGTGTTGGCCGATCTGATTCGGAAATCGGAGTGGGATGAAGGCTGGAACTTCCGCGGCATGGGCCAATACGGCGGCAGCATCTCGCGACTCGATTCGCACATCATCGCGCTGGGGAAATCGGGAGACGACGACGCGCTGGCGACGATCCTGGAAAAGGTGAACCAGTTGGATGCGTCGAAGGAGTTCTCGCATCACCGCGCCGTCGCGATGGCGTTGGAAACGATCGGCGATCCGAAAGCGGCCGAGCCACTGGCGCAGCTGTTGCGAAAGCCGGGCATGATGGGGCACGCGATCACCGACATCAACGCAACGGCCAGCACTTCGGGGAACGAAACCCGCAGCCAACCGCTCCGCGAAATCATCCTCGCCCGAGCGTTGTACCGCTGTGGCGATCATGAAGGGCTTGGCCAACAGATCCTCAACACGTACAAAAAGGATCTGCGGGGCCTGTTTGCCAAGCATGCCACCGCCGTGCTTCAATAG
- the hisI gene encoding phosphoribosyl-AMP cyclohydrolase has translation MTDAPAIPDFSRGVDGLLPAIAQDADSGRVLMLAWMNPQAWQETLETGQATYWSRSRGQLWRKGETSGHRQRVTEIRVDCDADTILLSVEQTGAACHDGFASCFYRAIQTDGTAKVADSRLVDPNDVYGKGSDAPSA, from the coding sequence ATGACCGACGCCCCCGCCATCCCTGACTTCTCGCGCGGCGTCGATGGCCTGCTGCCAGCAATCGCTCAGGATGCTGACAGCGGCCGCGTCTTGATGCTCGCCTGGATGAATCCCCAGGCGTGGCAAGAGACGCTTGAGACGGGGCAAGCGACCTACTGGAGTCGCAGCCGCGGCCAGTTGTGGCGCAAAGGAGAGACCAGCGGTCATCGTCAACGCGTGACCGAGATCCGCGTCGACTGCGATGCCGATACGATTCTGTTGAGCGTCGAGCAGACGGGAGCCGCCTGTCACGACGGCTTTGCCAGCTGTTTCTATCGCGCGATTCAAACCGATGGCACGGCGAAGGTCGCCGATTCACGCTTGGTGGACCCCAACGATGTTTACGGAAAAGGCAGCGACGCACCCTCCGCGTGA
- a CDS encoding RidA family protein yields the protein MSAEANLEKLNLELPPAPKPAGVYKPCVIVGNMAYLSGHGPLKPDGNLIVGRLGEDMDLEAGYAAARQVGLTLLASIKANLGSLDRVKRVVKALALVRCTDAFDQQPAVVNGFSELFREVFGEEFGVGARSAMGTNALPGGIAVEIEVILEIEA from the coding sequence ATGAGTGCCGAAGCGAATTTGGAAAAACTGAACCTGGAACTTCCCCCAGCTCCCAAACCAGCTGGCGTCTACAAGCCTTGCGTCATCGTGGGCAACATGGCCTACCTGTCGGGACACGGTCCTCTGAAACCCGATGGCAACCTGATCGTCGGCCGACTGGGCGAAGACATGGATCTCGAAGCCGGTTATGCCGCGGCGCGTCAGGTCGGACTGACCCTGTTGGCATCGATCAAAGCCAATTTGGGCAGCTTGGATCGCGTAAAACGCGTGGTCAAAGCGCTGGCGCTGGTTCGCTGCACCGATGCGTTCGACCAACAGCCGGCTGTCGTCAACGGATTCAGCGAACTGTTCCGCGAAGTCTTTGGCGAAGAGTTTGGCGTTGGCGCTCGCAGTGCGATGGGAACCAACGCATTGCCTGGCGGCATCGCCGTTGAAATCGAAGTGATCCTCGAAATCGAAGCCTAA